The Rufibacter sp. DG15C region TTACCCTCTCTCCATCACTTAAGTGAAACAAATAATTTAATTATCAATAAGTTATATATAAATTCTTCAATATTCAAGGCTGCTCTCATCTCCTAGGCACAGCTACCTATTTCAACTCATCCAGACACACAGAACCAGGCTTAAAACCACTATATGAGTTTTATGCAAAATCTGGAATTCATGCTGATGGAATAGGTTTTAGGGGAATAGCCACAGAAGCTTGGAAAAGCACCAGAGCCCTAAACGAAAAAAGCCTCGCAGGGTTGCGAGGCTTTTGAAGAAATTCAGTTTTAAAAAGATTATACGTGCACGTGACGCTCTGCGTGGTAAGAAGAACGAACCAGCGGCCCGGACTCTACATACTTGATGCCCCGTCTAAGGCCTTCTTCCTTATAATGCGCAAACAAATCCGGGTGGATGAACTCGGCTACCTCTAAGTGCATCTTGGTAGGCTGCAGGTATTGGCCCAGCGTCAAGATATCCAGCCCAACAGCGGCCAAGTCATCCATGGCTTGGTAGACTTCTTCCTGGGTTTCGCCTAGACCCAACATGATCCCGGTCTTGGAACGCTTGCCGTATTCCTTGATGCGGCGCAACTGCTCCAGGCTTCGCTCATACTTGGCTTGCGGACGCACCCGGCGGTACAAGCTCTGCACGGTCTCCACGTTATGGGAAACTACTTCCTGTCCCGCTGAGATCATCACCTCCAAGGCCTCCCAGTTTGCTTTCACGTCTGGAATAAGGGTCTCAATGGTAGTCTCTGGCGAAAGCTTCTTGATTTGCACAATAGTCTCATGCCACACGCTGGCGCCGCGGTCTTTCAACTCGTCACGGTTCACAGAGGTGATCACGGCATGCTTTACGCCCATAAGTTGAATGGCCTCGGCCACGCGGCGCGGCTCATCCAAGTCATACTCATTGGGACGACCCGTGGCCACCGCGCAGAAAGAACAGGAACGGGTACACACATTGCCCAAGATCATGAACGTGGCCGTGCCGGCTCCCCAGCACTCGCCCATGTTAGGACAGTTGCCGCTCTCACAGATGGTATGCAGTTTATAGGTATCTACCAGTTGGCGCACTTTCGCGTATTCTTTGCCCACGGGCAGTTTTACACGAAGCCAGTCTGGTTTGCGGTTTTTTGTCTGAGCTTCTGCCGGTTGTATAACGGGCAATGCAATCAATTGATCCATGGGGCAAAGGTACTAAGCGTGGAGCGGATAGACAAAAAACAGCCGAGGTGGCCGAATTGTTCAACGGCGGCGTCCGTAATACAAGGTTAAGTACACAGACGTGAAATGACTGCTCTGCTCTGCCACTGGAATGATAGGAATCTTGTCTGTAAAAGCCTCATACACCATGCCCACCTCAATGCCAGTCACACTCTCCATATAGCGCCCGTACTCAAAACTGACACCCGCCTTTACGTGCGCGCCCACTTTGAATGTTGGGTCACCCAGGCCTTTGAAAGGACCAGAACTACCCAGAATCAAGGCGTCATTATGGATGGCGGGATCATAGGGTTCTGAGGCCACAATCATTTCGCCGGTGCGGTAATAGGTTCTGGTCTGCGGGTTATAGACATACCGGCTACGGTCATAGTCAATGTAATAGGGCGCCTGAATGCCAATGGAAGGCCCAATGGCCGCAATCCCGTTTACCTGCACGCCAGACTCGGCGGCTTTTTTAAAGAAGGTATACTCCCGGCCATACTCTGGACGAAGCACAAAGAAATAATTGCTTTTGCCGAAGACAAAATTCGCCCCGGTGTTCACATTCTGGTATCTATATTCCTTGGGGTGTTTCACCTCAACGCCTTCAATCGCCCAGAATTGGTACCAGTTGTTGGTTAGGTGGTAGGCAGACTTGATCATGAGACCACCAATAAGGCCGCCGTTGGAGTTGAAGTTGATGCCGTAAGTAAACTCACGGGTGTAGGTCTCCTCTTCCTCTACGTTCTGACCAAAGGCCCACGAACAAGGAAAGCAGATACAGGCCAAAAGGATGAGTAGATATTTGCGCACGGGCAAAAAGGCTAAATTTTGTTAAAACTACTAAAATATAAGCACCTCTAAAACAGACCCAAGGCCAGGCTTTCAGACAATAGCAGCTGTGAAGCCTTTCTCCCTTGAATGACAAGGACTACTTTCTCCTTAACGGCAGCAATTAATTTCCGTTTTTGGCCTATTTGCTGTAAAACGGGCCAAAAACGGATAGTATTGTCTACGCTGAATGTTTCTTAACTTCTTGCAGGTTAATGCCTAAATGAGAACCATGGTACTGCACCTGCCCGTCTTTAATCAACAGCAACTGCGGGGACTCATGACGCACGCTAAACTCTTCTGCTATCTGGTTAGAGATAGGTCTATAGCTTAACAAATCCAGGTAATACGGTTTCACCTGGGCTAACCCACTGTCACCCCACTGGCGCTCCAGCCGGCTTTTGGCCGTGGCACTAATGGAACAAGTAGTACTATGCTTGAAAATAACTACTGGTTGTGTTTTAGACTCTTCTCTTATCTGGGCCAGCTGTTCTTGGCTGGTCAATGAATTCCATTCCATACACTCTAATCTAACGTGGGGGTTCAACCTTTACTTCTTCTTAGCCTTCTTACGTTTTTTAACAGGAACGTCTGGCTTGGCGGCGGTGCCGTCCTCCTTGATCTCCATTTTATCACGGGCCTCCTTCTTCTTTGATCGCTTGCGCGAGCTTTCGCCGTCTTTAAAGCTGTGGTTGGCCAGATTCAAATGAGACTCGCTGTACTCAGACTCTACCTTCTGGGCCTCGCGTAGACTCTTACGTACCTCTTGGCGTTGCTGGTTACGGGACTTATGCTCCACCTGCGCGTTGGCCGTCGTAGATAGCAGCAAAAACACGCCCAACATCCCCGTAAAAAGAAAGAAGTGTAAAGATTGTTTCATGAAATTGGGGGTTAATTTTTACTACTGGGTCCTTTGCCAAATTTGACTACTACCTTCTGTTTCTTCTTGGCACCTGGCATCTTCACTTTCTTCTTCTTGAGCAATCCGTCCTTGGCGCCAAACTCCATGTTACGGCCGCCAATGTCTGTTCCTTCTTTGGCCTGGTCCTCTGGGGTGGGTTCTTTTGGCTTGAACATGGCCAAGGGATTCAGGCTTTTTTTACCCGTCACGTCTGGGCAGGGAATCCTGCCAGAGTTACAGCTACTCATCACAATTCCTGCCACCAGCAGGAACATCCACAATCTGTCTTTTAGATTCATAACGGCACAATCAAAGAGTATACGTAATACAGCCCAGCCACGGATATTGTGAATCGTTTTTGGCCTGTTTTCATCAAAACAGGCCAAAAACGGAAAGGTTAGAAGTTAAGCAGATGCTCTACTTTCTCTCGTAAGCGCTTGACAGGCAAGAACTCCTGCTCCAGCGGCGGCGCAAACGGAATAGCAGTATCCAGACCGCCCACGCGTACTACTGGTCCATCCAACTGCTCAAAGCAATGCTCCGATATCCAAGCGGCAATCTCGGCGCCAATGCCGCCCGTGATAGTATCTTCATGCAAGACCAATACGCGGCCGGTTTTGGCCACGGTCTGGCGCACCGCTTCTTTGTCCCAAGGCAATAGGGTACGCAAATCCAAAACGTCTACGCTGGCGTCTGGCATGGTGGCCAGCAACTGCTTCGCCCAGTGTACGCCCATGCCGTAGGTAATGATAGACAAGTCGGTTCCTTCCTGAGCCAGTCTGGCGCGACCGATTTCTACGGTGTAATAATCATCCGGGATAGATTCTGTGAGTGAGCGGTACAGCATCTTGTGCTCAAAATACATGACCGGATTCGGGTCTTCAATGGCGGCATTCAAAAGGCCTTTGGCGTCATACGGCGTACTTGGGTACACAATCTTCAAGCCCGGCGTATGGAAGAACCAAGCTTCATTGCTTTGGCTGTGGAACGGACCCGCGGCGGCCCCGGCACCCGTAGGCATGCGCACCACCACATCGGCGTTCTGGCCCCAGCGGTAATGCGTCTTGGCCAGGTTGTTCACCACTTGGTTAAAGCCTGAGGTCACGAAGTCTGCAAACTGCATCTCCACCACCGACTTCTTTTTCTTAATGGACATGCCCAGACCCACACCTAGAATGGCACTCTCGCACAATGGCGTGTTACGGATGCGCTCCTTCCCAAACTTCTCCACGAAGCCCTCGGTGACTTTGAAGACGCCACCGTATTCCGCGATGTCCTGGCCCATCACCACCAACTCTGGGTAGCGCTCCAAACTCTGCTTTAAACCATCTGAGATAGCATCCACGAAGCGCTTATCAGTGCGGGCGCTGTCCTTGGGCGTCATGACCGTCTGGATGAACGGCGCGTACATGTCAGCTAACTCCTCTTTAGGGTCCGCGACCGGCATTGGCGTATTGAACGCAGTTTCTAAACCTTGCTCTATCTCGGCTCTAATTTCTTCTCTAACCGCGGCCAGTGACTTAGGCGTTAACACCTTTTCATCCAGCAGGTACTTCTCAAAGTTCTCTACCGGGTCCTTCTTCGCCCAGCGCTCAAACAGCTCCTGCGGCACGTATTTGGTTCCGGATGCTTCCTCGTGTCCGCGCATTCTGAAGGTCATCGCCTCAATGAGCATGGGGCGCGGATTCTTTCTGATGCTGTAGGCGGCCTGACGCACAGTGTCATAGACTTCTAGCACGTTGTTGCCGTCTATCTGCAAGGCGTCCATGCCATAGGCCGGGCCTTTGTCTATAAAGTATTGGCACTTGAACTGCTCGTTGCTAGGCGTAGACAGTCCATAACCGTTGTTCTCAATAATGAAGATGACCGGCAGGCCCCACACGGCGGCCACGTTCAGGGCCTCATGGAAGTCTCCTTCGCTGGCGCCGCCATCCCCGCTGTATACCACGGTTACTTTCTCGCGCTTGTCCAACAGGTCTGCCAGGGCAATACCGTCTGCCACAGCCAACTGCGGGCCCAGGTGCGAAATCATGCCTACAATGTGGTGCTCATTGGTCCCGAAGTGGAAGGAACGGTCCCGGCCTTTGGTGAAACCGGTGCGCTTACCCTGGAACTGCGCGAACAACCTGTCCAACGGAATCTGACGGCAGGTGAACACGCCCAGGTTGCGGTGCAAGGGCAGAATGTACTCGTCTGGCTCCAGGGCCAAGGTAGAGCCCACCGAGATAGCCTCTTGCCCGATGCCCGAGAACCACTTGCTCACTTTCCCCTGACGCAGTAGAATCAGCATCTTCTCCTCAATCATTCTTGGTTTGAGGATGCCGCGGTACAACATCAGTAAATCATCGTCGGTATAGTCTTTTCTATTGAAATTCATGGCGGATTACAACATTCTGAACGTGTAAATTTAAGGCAATCCCAGTCACACGGAAATATTCCTGATCTTATTTTTACTTTTACTGTTTCTGGGCTCGTTTCCAGAAACCAGGCCAAAAACGAAACCAGCCCATCGGCAACACCCGCGGCACGGGCTCGTTACTACGTATTGGCTTCGCCTAAAAAGAGCATCCCTATGATTCAATTCAAAGAATTTACCTTAGATAACGGTCTTCAGTGCCTGGTGCATGAGGACCCTACCACGCCACTGGCGGTTTTAAACGTGTTGTACAACGTAGGCTCCCGGGACGAAGTGGAAACCCACACTGGGTTTGCGCACTTGTTTGAGCACCTCATGTTCAGTGGCTCGGTGAACATTCCCAGCTACGACGAGCCCCTGCAACAGGCCGGCGGCGAGAACAACGCCTTCACCAGTCCAGACATTACCAATTACTATTTGACGGTACCGGCCCAGAACATAGAGACCGGTTTCTGGCTGGAGTCTGACCGCATGCTGGACCTGGCCTTCAGTGAGAACGGCTTAGAGGTACAGCGCAAAGTGGTAGTAGAGGAATTCAAGCAGAACTACTTAAACCAACCGTACGGCGACATTTGGTTGAAGCTTCGTCCGTTGGCCTACCAGCACCACCCTTACAAATGGGCGACCATCGGCAAGGAAATCAGTCACATTGAGAACGCCGTGATGGATGACGTGCGTGCCTTTTTCAAAAAGCACTACTCGCCGGCCAACGCCATTCTGGTGGTGGCCGGCAACATCACGTTTGAACGCGCGAAGGAGTTGACGGAAAAATGGTTCGGACCGATACCGGGAGGCGTGAAGTATGAGCGTAACCTGCCCCTAGAGCCGCGCCAGACCGAAGCCCGCCTGTTAGAAATGGAAGCCGATGTGCCCTTGACCGCGCTTTACAAAGCCTACCACATGCCCGGCCGCACCAGCCCGCATTACCACGCCGCCGATTTACTAAGCGACATTTTGGGCAACGGCAACTCGTCCAGGCTCTATAATGAGCTGGTGAAAGAGCAGAAGCTGCTCAACTCCATCGGGGCGTTTGTAACGGGCTCTCTGGAACCCGGCCTGCTCATCATCCAAGGCAAATTGAACGTGGGCGTAGACCCATACCAGGCCAATGCCGCGGTAGAGGAAATTGTAGCCCAGGTACGCGCCCACCACGTAGCTGAGGACGAGTTGCAGAAAGTCAAAAACAAGGCCGAGACCTCTATTGTCTTCTCTGAGATTGAGCTCCTGAACCGCGCCATGAACCTGGCCTACGGCAAACTGATGGGCAACCCCAACTACGTCAACGAGGAAGCCAGCCGTGTCCAGTCCGTCACCGCCGAAGACCTCTACCAACAGGCCCAGGAAGTCCTCAGACCAGAGAACTGCTCTACCTTAATTTATAAAGCCGCTCCCAGCGCCGCCACCTTGTCTGAGCTGGAAGAAGCCATGGCAGAGGAGTAATCTCATACTCTCGTTTTCGGGCTGTTTTGGTGAAAACAGCCCGAAAACGGAAAATCTAAGCTTCGGCTCCTTTCTTTAACTCTCTTTTGTCATCCTGAAAGGAACTTGTGGGCCAGCTGTAGTAGCGTTTGCTCATAGCTGGGAGCTATACAAAGTATTCAATATGTCTCTTGAGGACTTCCAAGCATTTGTAGATAAGACTTTAAGCGAGCTAATTCTTTATGCCGAAGTACATGCGGGTAAAAGTTTTAGCGACCATGAGCTAGCATTTGAATGGACATCTTATGACCGAACCATTACTACTGGCAGAGAAAACATTGTTTATGCAATAGCAGACAGGGTTTTTGTTTCTGAAGAAGAGATTTACCCCTGTGTGGACTTAGTCATTGAGAAACCAGAATCAAGGGAAAATATTTTGAGAATAACAGGAAGGAGAGCAGGGTACCCACCTTGTCCTTTTGGAATTGGCTGGAGCAAAAGACCGGGACCGTTCATCTACGGAATAGGGAAAGGCATTAAAACTAAATTAGTGAACACCAAAGATCCGCAGTTTAAGAAGAAGCTCAGAGATTTGGGACTAATTCACCATGACATAGACTAAAGTAAACTAACCTCTTCTAGCCTTTCACTTTCAGCAGTACAGGCTTTGTGCTTCCTAGTCAAAACTGTCTGTCTAGTTTGACCACAAGTTCCTTTCAGGATGACAAAGCGGGGAGTCTTAGTTCAAATACACGGCTTTTACTTTAGCCCGGACAAACATCTTTGACGCATCTCTGTCTTGTATCTTATATCTTGCATCTTATGTCCACTATCTAAACAATACCATGAGTTTTCACATAAGAACCGGCTTCGGCTATGACGTGCACCAATTACAGGAAGGACTGGACTTTTGGCTGGGCGGCATCAAAATCCCGCACACGCACGGTGCCCTGGGCCACTCAGACGCAGACGTCCTCATTCACGTCATTTGTGATGCCCTGCTAGGAGCCGCCAACCTGCGTGACATTGGCTACCATTTCTCAGACAAAGACCCCAAATACAAAGGCATTGACAGCAAGATTCTGTTGCGCGAGGTGATGGTGTTGCTGAGAGAGAAGGGTTATGAAGTAGGCAACATTGACTCCACCGTCTGCTTGCAAGAGCCAAAGGTAAACCCGCACATCCCTGGTATGAAAACCTGCCTGGCCGAGGTGATGGGCATTCCGGAGGACGATATTTCCATTAAAGCCACCACCACGGAGCAATTAGGATTTGTGGGTAAGAAGGAAGGCGTAGCCGCCTATGCCACGGTATTGATTCATAGAGTAGCCAATTAAACCTTCTCCCCAGTTTTCAGTCTAAACCCAGAAAACAGGCCAAAAACGGTTTAAACTTGATTTTAGCCGCAACTTTGCCTATCATTAGACTACCAAAACAACAAACAAACTCCAGTACATGAAAAAGCATTTGTATACCCTGGGCATGGCCGCCGCCTTTTTGTCGGCGTGTTCAACGTCCCAGACCCCGGCTGCATCTGGCGCAGACGCGGTGAGCACGGCCGCTAAGGCGGTAGGCGCCATTGCCGCAGACCCAACCAAGTACGCCAGCACTATCACCGCAGCAGACCTTGAGAAACACCTGCGCATCCTAGCCTCAGATTCACTGGAAGGTCGTGAAACGGGTCGTCGTGGGCAGAAGATGGCTGCTGATTATATCTCTAAGCACTTCCGGAACATTGGCTTAACAGGTCCAGTGAAAACTGGTGCTAATCCATATTATCAAACCTTTGACCTGGAAGAAAGCTCATGGGGCGAAGGCTACATGACCATTGCTGGCAAGAAATACACCATGGGCAAAGACTTCTTTGTGCTGGGCGCTTCGCCGTTCCAGGCAGAAGAGACCGCGCAAGTGGTATTTGCGGGCTACGGTATTGACGACCCGGCCTACTCAGACTACACCAACCTGGACGTGACCGGCAAAGTAGTGGTGGTCCTGGCCGGTGAGCCTAAGAAAGCCGATGGTACTTATATGATCAGTGGCACTGACAAGATGGGCACCTGGAGCCAAGACCCACGTACCAAAGCTGCCGCAGCCACTAAAAAAGGCGCCAAAGCAGTACTGCTGGTAACGGGCACCACAGATGAGGAATTCCAAAAAATGACCGGCCGTTACGCCAACGCCTTGACGCGCCCGTCCATCGGGTTTGGCGCTACAGCTACTCAGCCACGTGCCGCCTTGATGATGGTGTCGCCTACCATGGCTTCAGCGTTGTTGAACACCAAAACCACTAATTTAACTGCCTACGGCGCTAGCGTAGCCAAAGCCGGCAAGCCGGTGGCCTCTACGTTTAAGCCCGCCACTGGCGTGAAAGTAAAGACCGAGCGCAAGCGCCAGCCGTTGCCAACTGAAAACGTATTGGGCTATCTGGAAGGCTCTGACCTGAAAGACGAACTGATTGTGATCAGCTCGCACTATGACCATGAAGGCATCAAAGACGGCGTGGTATACAATGGCGCCAATGATGATGGTTCTGGTACCGTAGCCGTGATGGAACTGGCCCAAGCCTTCGCCGAGGCTAAGAAAGCCGGAGCCGGACCACGTCGTAGCATTTTGTTCTTGACCGTAACCGGCGAGGAAAAAGGCCTGTTAGGTTCTGAGTACTACACAGATCATCCTGTGTTCCCGTTGGCCAACACCGTGGCTGACTTGAACATTGACATGATTGGCCGTCATGACAAAGAGCACGAAGGCAAGCCAGACTATATCTACGTGATTGGCTCTGACAAGCTTTCTTCTGAGCTGCACGCCATCTCTGAGAATGTCAACAAGACGTACTCTAACCTAGAGTTGGACTACACCTTCAACGACCCTAATGACCCGAACCGTTTCTACTACCGTTCAGACCATTATAACTTCGCCAAGCACCGTATTCCAATCGCGTTCTACTTCAACGGCGTGCATGATGACTACCACCAGCCAACCGATGACGTGGAGAAAATCAACTTCCCGTCTGCTGAAAAAGTAAGCCGTTTGGTATTCCACACCGCTTGGGAACTGGCCAACCGCACCGAGCGCATCAAAGTAGACAGCAATAAGAAATAAGCTTCGCTTATTTCAGTCCTGAGTTCTGAGTCGCGAGTCTTGAGTCAAAAATGAAACTCAGAACTCAGGACTGTTTCAAAGAAAAAGGAGAGGCGTTGGCCTCTCCTTTTTCTTTGAAAGTATATCTTCTTGCAGGTTTGGTCGTTAGTTTTGTGGGGATGTTTGTTTTCTTGAAGAAAAGTAGAACTTGCACCGCCGTTTTTAGCCTGTTTTCCAGAAAATAGCCTAAAAACGAAGACCTATAGACAAAACACAGGCAATCAAGCATACATAGCGAGTAGCCTATACAACATAGAGGAGTTACCTTGAGCACTAAACTAAAACAGTTTTTGCTGGACTCAGAGGCCAAGGCTTTTGACCTGGACCACCGGCAGAAGATTCGTTTCAATATTGGCAAGTACAACGCGGCCGTGCACAACGGCATGCAGGCCTATGAGCACCATGAGTTGGCCCGGGAGCGCGCGTCCTTCATCAAGACCCAGACCATCAACAACCTGGACAAGTACCTGGTGGAGTTTGAGAACAACTTTACCAAGCGCGGCGGCAAGGTCATCTGGGCCCAGAATGATGAAGAAGCCCTGCGCGAGATTGGCGCCATCATGAAACGCAAGCGTGCCAAATCGGTGGTGAAGTCAAAGTCCATGATCACCGAGGAGATTCACATGAATGAGTTTCTGGAGAAGAATGGCATTGAGACCGTAGAGACCGACCTGGGCGAATACATTGTGCAACTGGCCGAGCAGCGCCCCTACCACATTGTGACGCCCGCCATGCACATGTCCAAGAAAGACATCTCTGAGCTGTTCACCAAGAAACTGGGCATTCCTTTGACGGATGATGCCCAAGAACTAGTGGCTACCGCCCGAAAGCTGTTGCGCGACAAATACACCAGCGCAGAAGTGGGCGTGACTGGCGCAAACTTCATTCTGGCAGACATTGGCGGCATTGCACTCACAGAGAATGAAGGCAATGCACGTCTGTCTACTACCTTCCCCAAGACGCACATAGCAATTGTGGGGATTGAGAAGATGCTGCCGTCTGTGCATGACCTAGACTTGTTCTGGCCTTTGCTCAGCACCAGCGGTACCGGCCAGAACGTGACCATCTATAACACCATCTTGACCGGCCCGCGCCAGCCCACCGAGAAAGACGGCCCCGAGGAGATGTACGTCATCCTGCTAGACAACGGCCGCACCAACCTATTGGCCCAGCCAGAACAGCGTGAGGCCTTGAATTGCATCCGGTGCGGCGCCTGTTTGAACGTGTGCCCCGTGTACAAGAACATTGGGGGCCATACCTATGAAACCACCTACAGCGGCCCTATTGGATCGGTGATTACGCCGCACTTGGCGGGCATGGAAGAAAACAAGCACTTGAGTTTTGCCAGTTCGCTCTGCGGCGCCTGCACCAGCGTATGCCCGGTGAAAATCAACCTGCACAACCTGCTCTTATTGAACCGCAAACAAAGCGTGGACGAAGGCCTGGTGGATAAGAATGAAAAGCTGGCCTTTAAGTTCTGGGTACGTGGCATGAAGAGCCGCACCCTCCTTAATCTGGCGCCCGCCTCGGTCAAGAACTTTGTGTTGCGCCATGTCCAGAAGGACACTTGGAGTAAACGCCGGGAGCCCCTTCTGGCTGCGCCGAAGTCGTTTAATGAGATGTGGCGAAAGCAACGAGGATAAAAGAAAAGGCTCGCTTTATTAGCGGGCCTTTTTTGTTGGGGGGGGGGGGAGCAACACAGTCTCTAAATGGCATAAGGGGGAAATGCGTTTGAGTTAAAACGCTTACCAATTACGCTTCGGTTTGCTGGTGCCTTTCTTAGCTCTTTTCACCACCGGGTTATATTTTTTAGCCGTGGCGGCGCGGCTTAGCTTGGCGGTTTTTTTCTTTTTGAAGATAGGCAGTTTCCAGGTAGTGGTGGAAGTGGTGACTGTCTCAGTGGCAAACACCTCAGGCGCCAGCCCTACTAAGATAGAGGCGAGTACTAAAGCAAGTAGACTTTTTTTCATAGGTTGGACATGGAATTAGTGACACATGCCCTATCCTACGAACTTGTTTTATTTGGGATTCACTGGAAGAGATGAGACATCGCCAACCCGTTTTTAGCTCGTTTTCCAGAAAACACGCCAAAAACAAATTTCTTACAATAACCTCAGCGCCTTTACCAATCGCTCCATGTCGGCCTCAGAGACCGCCGGGAAATTAGCGATGCGCACGTGCTGATCCTTGTACTTCCCGTACCCCGATCCCAATACTAAACCCTGCTCTTTCAACTTGGAGATGACGTCAGAAGCAGGTTTCCCCTTCACCTCGGCTACTATCACGGTGGGTGACCTATGGGCAGGCTCCTGCACAAATGGTTGGAACAACTCGCTCTCTTCTAGAAAATTGTACACCATCTCGGCTTTGACCTCTGTCTCCTTTCTGATGGTGTCTATGCCTTTGGCCAGCATGTCTTCCACCACATGCGTGAGCAGGTAAATGGCCAGGACGTTTGGCGTACACGGCGTCTGGAACTGCTGGTAAAACTCATGCAACATGGCAATGCTGTGATGGCCACCCGTGTACTGCTGCCCTTGTAAAGAAGCCGCTTTGGCTAAGCATTTTTCGTTCACCAGCCATACGCCCAATCCCGCAGGCAAGCCAAACCCTTTCTGTACCGA contains the following coding sequences:
- the lipA gene encoding lipoyl synthase gives rise to the protein MIALPVIQPAEAQTKNRKPDWLRVKLPVGKEYAKVRQLVDTYKLHTICESGNCPNMGECWGAGTATFMILGNVCTRSCSFCAVATGRPNEYDLDEPRRVAEAIQLMGVKHAVITSVNRDELKDRGASVWHETIVQIKKLSPETTIETLIPDVKANWEALEVMISAGQEVVSHNVETVQSLYRRVRPQAKYERSLEQLRRIKEYGKRSKTGIMLGLGETQEEVYQAMDDLAAVGLDILTLGQYLQPTKMHLEVAEFIHPDLFAHYKEEGLRRGIKYVESGPLVRSSYHAERHVHV
- the ytxJ gene encoding bacillithiol system redox-active protein YtxJ, with protein sequence MEWNSLTSQEQLAQIREESKTQPVVIFKHSTTCSISATAKSRLERQWGDSGLAQVKPYYLDLLSYRPISNQIAEEFSVRHESPQLLLIKDGQVQYHGSHLGINLQEVKKHSA
- a CDS encoding thiamine pyrophosphate-dependent enzyme; translation: MNFNRKDYTDDDLLMLYRGILKPRMIEEKMLILLRQGKVSKWFSGIGQEAISVGSTLALEPDEYILPLHRNLGVFTCRQIPLDRLFAQFQGKRTGFTKGRDRSFHFGTNEHHIVGMISHLGPQLAVADGIALADLLDKREKVTVVYSGDGGASEGDFHEALNVAAVWGLPVIFIIENNGYGLSTPSNEQFKCQYFIDKGPAYGMDALQIDGNNVLEVYDTVRQAAYSIRKNPRPMLIEAMTFRMRGHEEASGTKYVPQELFERWAKKDPVENFEKYLLDEKVLTPKSLAAVREEIRAEIEQGLETAFNTPMPVADPKEELADMYAPFIQTVMTPKDSARTDKRFVDAISDGLKQSLERYPELVVMGQDIAEYGGVFKVTEGFVEKFGKERIRNTPLCESAILGVGLGMSIKKKKSVVEMQFADFVTSGFNQVVNNLAKTHYRWGQNADVVVRMPTGAGAAAGPFHSQSNEAWFFHTPGLKIVYPSTPYDAKGLLNAAIEDPNPVMYFEHKMLYRSLTESIPDDYYTVEIGRARLAQEGTDLSIITYGMGVHWAKQLLATMPDASVDVLDLRTLLPWDKEAVRQTVAKTGRVLVLHEDTITGGIGAEIAAWISEHCFEQLDGPVVRVGGLDTAIPFAPPLEQEFLPVKRLREKVEHLLNF
- a CDS encoding pitrilysin family protein, with product MIQFKEFTLDNGLQCLVHEDPTTPLAVLNVLYNVGSRDEVETHTGFAHLFEHLMFSGSVNIPSYDEPLQQAGGENNAFTSPDITNYYLTVPAQNIETGFWLESDRMLDLAFSENGLEVQRKVVVEEFKQNYLNQPYGDIWLKLRPLAYQHHPYKWATIGKEISHIENAVMDDVRAFFKKHYSPANAILVVAGNITFERAKELTEKWFGPIPGGVKYERNLPLEPRQTEARLLEMEADVPLTALYKAYHMPGRTSPHYHAADLLSDILGNGNSSRLYNELVKEQKLLNSIGAFVTGSLEPGLLIIQGKLNVGVDPYQANAAVEEIVAQVRAHHVAEDELQKVKNKAETSIVFSEIELLNRAMNLAYGKLMGNPNYVNEEASRVQSVTAEDLYQQAQEVLRPENCSTLIYKAAPSAATLSELEEAMAEE
- the ispF gene encoding 2-C-methyl-D-erythritol 2,4-cyclodiphosphate synthase: MSFHIRTGFGYDVHQLQEGLDFWLGGIKIPHTHGALGHSDADVLIHVICDALLGAANLRDIGYHFSDKDPKYKGIDSKILLREVMVLLREKGYEVGNIDSTVCLQEPKVNPHIPGMKTCLAEVMGIPEDDISIKATTTEQLGFVGKKEGVAAYATVLIHRVAN
- a CDS encoding M28 family peptidase; protein product: MKKHLYTLGMAAAFLSACSTSQTPAASGADAVSTAAKAVGAIAADPTKYASTITAADLEKHLRILASDSLEGRETGRRGQKMAADYISKHFRNIGLTGPVKTGANPYYQTFDLEESSWGEGYMTIAGKKYTMGKDFFVLGASPFQAEETAQVVFAGYGIDDPAYSDYTNLDVTGKVVVVLAGEPKKADGTYMISGTDKMGTWSQDPRTKAAAATKKGAKAVLLVTGTTDEEFQKMTGRYANALTRPSIGFGATATQPRAALMMVSPTMASALLNTKTTNLTAYGASVAKAGKPVASTFKPATGVKVKTERKRQPLPTENVLGYLEGSDLKDELIVISSHYDHEGIKDGVVYNGANDDGSGTVAVMELAQAFAEAKKAGAGPRRSILFLTVTGEEKGLLGSEYYTDHPVFPLANTVADLNIDMIGRHDKEHEGKPDYIYVIGSDKLSSELHAISENVNKTYSNLELDYTFNDPNDPNRFYYRSDHYNFAKHRIPIAFYFNGVHDDYHQPTDDVEKINFPSAEKVSRLVFHTAWELANRTERIKVDSNKK
- a CDS encoding LutB/LldF family L-lactate oxidation iron-sulfur protein; its protein translation is MSTKLKQFLLDSEAKAFDLDHRQKIRFNIGKYNAAVHNGMQAYEHHELARERASFIKTQTINNLDKYLVEFENNFTKRGGKVIWAQNDEEALREIGAIMKRKRAKSVVKSKSMITEEIHMNEFLEKNGIETVETDLGEYIVQLAEQRPYHIVTPAMHMSKKDISELFTKKLGIPLTDDAQELVATARKLLRDKYTSAEVGVTGANFILADIGGIALTENEGNARLSTTFPKTHIAIVGIEKMLPSVHDLDLFWPLLSTSGTGQNVTIYNTILTGPRQPTEKDGPEEMYVILLDNGRTNLLAQPEQREALNCIRCGACLNVCPVYKNIGGHTYETTYSGPIGSVITPHLAGMEENKHLSFASSLCGACTSVCPVKINLHNLLLLNRKQSVDEGLVDKNEKLAFKFWVRGMKSRTLLNLAPASVKNFVLRHVQKDTWSKRREPLLAAPKSFNEMWRKQRG